Below is a window of Paraburkholderia kururiensis DNA.
AGGGCCGCCTGAGGTGGCCTGCTGTAGCCGGAGGTTCGCGTGTAACCCGCGTGCACTACCGCGCCACCTGACTGGTAACCGGCTCCGCTACCACGAGACCGGCCCGTGTTTACAACCGGGCTGGCCACGCAATAGCGATCACGGTACTTAGATTTCCTCGTACAGCGGCAGCGTGAGGAATTCAGTGAATTGCTCTGCCGTCGACATCTGCTCGAAGATTTCGGCCGCGCGGTCGTACGGTGCCGTATCGCCGCCCACCACGTTCTTCACCTTCACGAGTTCCTCTTTCGCGAGCGCTCGAACGAGTTCGGCCGTGACCTTGCGGCCGTCCTCCAGCGTGCCCTTCGGCGAGCGGATCCACTGCCACACCTGGGAGCGCGAAATTTCCGCCGTGGCGGCATCTTCCATCAGATTGTGGATCGGCACGCAGCCGTTACCGGCGAGCCACGAGCCCAGGTAGTGGATGCCCACGTTGATGTTGTTGCGCAGACCCGTTTCGGTGATCGGCTGTTCCGGACGGAAGTCGAGCAGATCTTTGGCCGTCACCTGCACGTCGTCGCGCTGCTTGCCGATCTGGTTCGGCTTGTCGCCGAGCACCTTGACGAACTCTTCCATTGCCACGGGCACGAGGCCCGGGTGCGCGACCCAGCCGCCGTCGTAGCCGTCGCCGGCGTCGCGTGCTTTGTCCGAACGCACGCCGCCCATCGCCTTGTCGTTAGCGGCCGGATCGTTCTTGATCGGAATGAGCGCGCTCATTCCGCCGATGGCCGGCGCGTTGCGTCGGTGGCAGGTCTTGAGCAACTGCAGTGCGTAGGCGCGCATGAACGGCACGGTCATCGTGATCTGCGAGCGGTCCGCAAGGCAGAAGTCCTTATCGTTCTTGAACTTCTTGATGGCCGAGAAGATGTAGTCCCAGCGGCCCGCGTTGAGGCCGGAGCTGTGCTCGCGCAGCTCATAGAGGATTTCGTCCATCTCGAAGGCGGCGAGGATCGTTTCGATCAGCACCGTCGCGCGAATCGTGCCGCGGGCAATACCCACGGCTTCCTGCGCGGCGACGAAGACGTCGTTCCAGAGGCGTGCTTCGAGGTGGCTTTCCATCTTCGGCAGATAGAAGTACGGGCCGCTGCCGCGCGCGATCAGTTCCTTCGCGTTGTGGAACAGGTACAGCGCGAAGTCGAAGATGCCGCCCGAGACGCGCTGGCCGTCCACGGTCACGTGCTTCTCGTCGAGGTGCCAGCCGCGCGGACGCACGATCAGCGTCGCGACCTTGTCGTTCAGGCGATACGACTTGCCGTTCTGCTCGAGCGAAATGGTGCGGCGGACGGCGTCCTTGAGGTTGATGTGGCCGGTGATCTGGTTGTTCCAGTTCGGCGTGTTCGAGTCCTCGAAGTCAGTCATGTACGAGTCCGCGCCGGAGTTCAGCGCGTTGATGATCATCTTGCGCTCCACCGGGCCCGTGATTTCCACGCGGCGGCATTCCAGGTCTTTCGGCAACGGCGCAATGGTCCAGTCGCCGTCGCGCACGCTCTTCGTTTCGGCGAGGAAGTCGGGGCGCTCGCCCGCGTCGAGGCGCTTCGTGCGCTCGGCACGAGCCTTCAGCAGTTCCTGGCGGCGCGGCTCGAAAGCGCGATGCAGTTGCGTGACGAGTGCCAGTGCCTGCGGCGTAAGGATCGTTTCGAAGCCCGGCGCAATCTCGCCGGTAATCTGCATGCCCTGCGGTGTCTGCAACGAATTGGCCATGATGGCTGCTCCCTGGTCGGTCAGATGTGAATCGGATGTGAAAGCGGGTACTGCGTGCGCCGTCCGCGCGGAACGGCGGCCCGTCATGCGCCGGGGCTGTGGCGCACGCGGGCCGCGCTCCGGTCGGGCGGCGCGTGGGTTTCGAGAAACGCGGCGAGGTCCGCCATGCCGCTGCCTGTGCCGTCCGGCCGCACGCCCAGTTCCTCTGCGGGCGCGCCCTGGCGGTTGATCCAGAACGTGGTGTAGCCGAACCAGCCGGCGCCCGCGGCGTCCCAGCCGTTCGACGAAACGAACACGATGTCGCGTGGCGCTGCGCCGAAGGCCTGCGTGCCGAGCGCATAGGCGGCCGGCGAGGGCTTGTAGGCACGCACGGCGTCCACCGAAAGCACGTGATCGAAGAGTCCCGTCATGCCGGCGCTTTTGACGGCGATGTCGAGCATCTGCGGATTGCCGTTCGAGAGAATGGCCAGGCCCGGCGCGCGGCCCGCGCCATCGCCTGCGCGCAACTGCCGCAGCACGGGCAGGACGTCGGGAAAAGCCGAGAGACACGCGTATTCGTCCATCAGCCGCTTTTCGCCGGTGGCCGTGAGCGGCAGACCCAGCTTGCGCGCCGAGAAGCGCAGGGCGTCGAGCGTGACGCTCCAGAATGGCTGGTAGCGCGCGCCGCCTTCGGGGTCCGAGAGCGTGCGCAATTGGGTGTATTCGATCTGCTTTTGCCGCCACAACTGCGAGAGCGCGAGTCCCTGGCCGGCGAACAGCTGCTCGGCCGCGGCGACGACCGAATGGACGTCGAAGAGCGTGCCGTACGCGTCGAAAATCACTGCCTTGGGAAAGAGTGTCGTTGTGGCCGACATAGCCGTGCGCTCCGTTGTCAGAGGTCGACGACGATTCTATTCGTGATGCTTAAGGCAAAGAAAGCTTCGAATCGTCACTTGATCTTTTACTTTCATCTACCTAATCTGTCGCTCACCGCTCCGGGACTCACTTTCCCGGCGCTTTGAACTGTCTACGGTGATGCGATGGACCGCTTCAAACAGATCGAAACTTTCGTCGCCGTAGCAGCGAAGGGCAGCCTCTCGGCCGCGGCGCAAGCCGAGGGCGTGGCGCCCGCCATCATCGGGCGACGTATCGACGCGCTCGAAGAGCGCCTCGGCGTGAAACTGCTCGTGCGCACCACGCGACGCATTACGCTCACGTTCGAAGGCTCGGCGTTTCTCGAAGACTGTCAGCGCGTGCTGCACGAGATGCAGAACGCCGAAGCGAGCGTGTCGGCGGGCGGCGTCAAGGCGAGCGGTCACCTGCGCGTCTCGGCGCCAGCGGGTTTCGGCCGACGCCACGTGGCGCCGCTCGTGCCCGCGTTCACCGTGGCGCATCCGGACGTTTCCGTGACGCTGGATCTTTCGGACCGCATGGTGGATCTCGTGAACGAGGGATTCGACTGCGCCGTACGTCTCGGCGAACTGCCGGACTCTTCGCTCGTCTCGCTGCGGTTGGGCGAAAACCGGCGCCTGTGCGTGGCTTCGCCGGACTACCTCGCACGCCGCGGCACGCCGGCCACGCTCGCGGATCTCGCTCATCACAATTGCCTCGCGCTGGCGGCAAGCGCCAACCAGCAGCGCGGCTGGACGTTCCAGCAGGACGGCAAGGTCGTCTCCATTCGCGTCTCCGGCACCATGGAATGCTCGGACGGCGCGGTCCTGCACGAATGGTGTCTCGAAGGTCACGGGCTCGCGTGGCGCTCGTGGTGGGAGGTCGGCACCGACGTGCTCGCCGGACGGCTCGTGAGTGTGCTCGACGCCTTCGCCGCACCGCCCATCGGTATTCACGCCGTCTTTCCGCAACGCCGCCATTTGCCGCTGCGCGTGCGGCTCTTTCTCGATTTCCTCAAACATACCTACGAGCAACCCGGCTATTGGGGCGAGGGTTGATGCCGCGCCTTGCGTCGCACTGCAGGCGGGTTTCCGATATGGGTACAGACCCGCACCCGTGCGTTGCCGCGTTTTTCGGCGCACTAGAATCGGAGCACGAGGTCCGCGATGCGGGACCACCCCGACACCACCGCCGCAGCCCGGCGCCGTGCAGATCGCGCCGCTGCCCGCAACGGAGGGCGCCATGTTCAAGCACATCCTGGTTCCAACCGATGGATCGGAACTGTCGAAGAAGGCGATCGACGGCGCCATCGATCTGGCCCGCGCCGTGGGCGCGCGCGTAACGGCGTACGCGTGTCTGCCGCAATATCCGTACTCGCCGTTTTCCGAAGTCGTGATCGAACCGCCTGTCGACTTCCAGCAACGCAGCGAACGTGAGGCGCAGATGCATCTGCAGGAGGTCGAGGAAGCCGCGCGCAGCGCGGGCGTGGTCTGCGACTGCCAGACGAGCGTGCACCCGTCACCGTATCTCGGCATCATCGAAGCGGCGGAGCAGGGCGGTTGCGATGTGATCTTCATGGCCTCGCACGGACGGCGCGGCCTGGGCAGCCTGCTGATCGGCAGCGAGACGCAGCGCGTGCTGACCCATACGAAGATTCCTGTGATCGTGTATCGATAGCGACAAGCGAGGCCGTGGGGCAACGCGGCTCGCAGCGAAATCGCGCCGGGGGTCCGGCGCGTTCCGTTCTTTTGTGTGCTGCCGCGGTTGTGCCGCGTTGGCGTTTTTTCCAGGCTCGCAGTCCGACGTATGGGGTCGACCATATCGCGTCTGCCAAGGCGCGCACCCCGTCGCGCAGCCTGGTGTGGCGGCGGGCGGTACCTGAGTACCCACCCGCCGCGCCTCCTCCCTGATTTGTTTTTGAAGCCGGCACGATTCGGTGCCGGGGACCTGCCCCGGACCGGCAACCCATTGGATCAGGCGACCTTCTTGTCGAAGAACTGCTCGTCTTCGGTCGAACCATGCAGCGCCGTGGTGGAAGCGTCGCGCTCCACCGTCTGGGTGACGGCGTCGAAGTAGCCCGTGCCGACCTCGCGCTGGTGCTTGACCGCGGTGAAGCCCTTCTCGGCGGCGGCGAACTCGGCCTGCTGGAGCTCGACGAACGCGCTCATCTGCTGGCGTGCGTAGCCGTGCGCGAGATTGAACATCGAGTAGTTGAGCGCGTGGAAGCCGGCGAGCGTGATGAACTGGAACTTGTAGCCCATCGCGCCCAGCTCCTTCTGGAACTTCGCGATCGTTGCGTCGTCGAGGTTCTTCTTCCAGTTGAACGACGGCGAGCAGTTGTAGGAGAGCAGCTTGCCCGGGAACTGCTTGTGGATCGCCTCGGCGAACTTCTTCGCGTACTCGAGATCCGGCTTGCCCGTTTCGCACCAGATCAGGTCGGCATACGGCGCGTAGGCGAGGCCGCGCGACACGGCTTGCTCGAGGCCCGGCTTCGTGCGGAAGAAGCCTTCCACCGTGCGCTCGCCCGTGAGGAACGGCTTGTCGTTGTCGTCGACGTCGGACGTGATGAGGTCGGCGGCTTCTGCGTCGGTACGCGCGACGAGCACAGTCGGCGTGCCGCAGACGTCGGCGGCGAGGCGCGCGGCGACGAGCTTGGCGACGTTTTCGCGGGTCGGCACGAGCACCTTGCCGCCCATGTGGCCGCACTTCTTGACGGAGGCGAGCTGGTCTTCGAAGTGCACGCCCGCGGCGCCGGCCTCGATCATGGCCTTCATCAGTTCGAATGCGTTGAGCACGCCGCCGAAGCCGGCTTCGGCGTCGGCCACGATGGGCGCGAAGAAGTCGACGTAGCCTTCGTCGCCTTCGTTCTTGCCTTCGGACCACTGGATCTGGTCGGCGCGCGTGAGCGTATTGTTGATGCGCTTCACGACGAGCGGCACCGAGTTCGCGGGGTACAGCGACTGGTCGGGGTACATTTCACCGGCCACGTTGGCGTCGCCCGCGACTTGCCAGCCCGAGAGGTAGATCGCCTTGAGGCCGGCCTTGACCTGCTGCATGGCCTGGTTGCCGGTGAGGGCGCCGAGCGCGTTCACGAACGGCTCGTTGTTCACGAGCTGCCACAGCTTTTCTGCGCCGCGCTTCGCGAGCGTGTGCTCGACTTGCAGCGAGCCGCGCAGGCGCACGACGTCCTCGGCGCTGTAGCCGCGCTTGATGCCTTTCCAGCGCGGATCGGTTTCCC
It encodes the following:
- the aceB gene encoding malate synthase A, which gives rise to MANSLQTPQGMQITGEIAPGFETILTPQALALVTQLHRAFEPRRQELLKARAERTKRLDAGERPDFLAETKSVRDGDWTIAPLPKDLECRRVEITGPVERKMIINALNSGADSYMTDFEDSNTPNWNNQITGHINLKDAVRRTISLEQNGKSYRLNDKVATLIVRPRGWHLDEKHVTVDGQRVSGGIFDFALYLFHNAKELIARGSGPYFYLPKMESHLEARLWNDVFVAAQEAVGIARGTIRATVLIETILAAFEMDEILYELREHSSGLNAGRWDYIFSAIKKFKNDKDFCLADRSQITMTVPFMRAYALQLLKTCHRRNAPAIGGMSALIPIKNDPAANDKAMGGVRSDKARDAGDGYDGGWVAHPGLVPVAMEEFVKVLGDKPNQIGKQRDDVQVTAKDLLDFRPEQPITETGLRNNINVGIHYLGSWLAGNGCVPIHNLMEDAATAEISRSQVWQWIRSPKGTLEDGRKVTAELVRALAKEELVKVKNVVGGDTAPYDRAAEIFEQMSTAEQFTEFLTLPLYEEI
- a CDS encoding haloacid dehalogenase type II; its protein translation is MSATTTLFPKAVIFDAYGTLFDVHSVVAAAEQLFAGQGLALSQLWRQKQIEYTQLRTLSDPEGGARYQPFWSVTLDALRFSARKLGLPLTATGEKRLMDEYACLSAFPDVLPVLRQLRAGDGAGRAPGLAILSNGNPQMLDIAVKSAGMTGLFDHVLSVDAVRAYKPSPAAYALGTQAFGAAPRDIVFVSSNGWDAAGAGWFGYTTFWINRQGAPAEELGVRPDGTGSGMADLAAFLETHAPPDRSAARVRHSPGA
- a CDS encoding LysR family transcriptional regulator; the encoded protein is MDRFKQIETFVAVAAKGSLSAAAQAEGVAPAIIGRRIDALEERLGVKLLVRTTRRITLTFEGSAFLEDCQRVLHEMQNAEASVSAGGVKASGHLRVSAPAGFGRRHVAPLVPAFTVAHPDVSVTLDLSDRMVDLVNEGFDCAVRLGELPDSSLVSLRLGENRRLCVASPDYLARRGTPATLADLAHHNCLALAASANQQRGWTFQQDGKVVSIRVSGTMECSDGAVLHEWCLEGHGLAWRSWWEVGTDVLAGRLVSVLDAFAAPPIGIHAVFPQRRHLPLRVRLFLDFLKHTYEQPGYWGEG
- a CDS encoding universal stress protein, with product MFKHILVPTDGSELSKKAIDGAIDLARAVGARVTAYACLPQYPYSPFSEVVIEPPVDFQQRSEREAQMHLQEVEEAARSAGVVCDCQTSVHPSPYLGIIEAAEQGGCDVIFMASHGRRGLGSLLIGSETQRVLTHTKIPVIVYR
- the aceA gene encoding isocitrate lyase — its product is MTTTRQQQAQELQQQWETDPRWKGIKRGYSAEDVVRLRGSLQVEHTLAKRGAEKLWQLVNNEPFVNALGALTGNQAMQQVKAGLKAIYLSGWQVAGDANVAGEMYPDQSLYPANSVPLVVKRINNTLTRADQIQWSEGKNEGDEGYVDFFAPIVADAEAGFGGVLNAFELMKAMIEAGAAGVHFEDQLASVKKCGHMGGKVLVPTRENVAKLVAARLAADVCGTPTVLVARTDAEAADLITSDVDDNDKPFLTGERTVEGFFRTKPGLEQAVSRGLAYAPYADLIWCETGKPDLEYAKKFAEAIHKQFPGKLLSYNCSPSFNWKKNLDDATIAKFQKELGAMGYKFQFITLAGFHALNYSMFNLAHGYARQQMSAFVELQQAEFAAAEKGFTAVKHQREVGTGYFDAVTQTVERDASTTALHGSTEDEQFFDKKVA